In Legionella cardiaca, a genomic segment contains:
- a CDS encoding GFA family protein, with protein MNHYTGECLCGACRYVITGEKPTAMYLCHCSRCRKETGTIHGATVFFNGSRLSWEKGNNNISYFQLEGTRKERAFCKTCGSPLPRNEKNYVVLPAGTLDEDSSLVPTAHIFCASRSSWEDKIKDLQRFDELPS; from the coding sequence ATGAATCACTACACGGGTGAATGTTTATGTGGTGCTTGCCGCTATGTCATAACAGGAGAAAAGCCAACGGCAATGTATCTGTGTCACTGTAGTCGCTGCAGAAAAGAAACTGGCACGATTCACGGCGCTACTGTTTTCTTTAATGGGTCTCGGTTATCGTGGGAGAAGGGCAATAATAATATCAGTTATTTTCAGTTAGAAGGGACACGAAAAGAACGAGCATTCTGCAAGACTTGTGGCAGCCCATTGCCTAGGAATGAGAAAAATTATGTGGTTTTACCAGCAGGTACATTAGATGAGGATTCTTCTCTCGTGCCTACGGCTCATATCTTCTGTGCTAGTCGCTCATCTTGGGAAGATAAGATAAAGGATTTGCAACGATTTGATGAGTTACCGAGTTAG
- the ceg17 gene encoding Dot/Icm T4SS effector Ceg17, whose amino-acid sequence MKSMASIYEQIQEDKKSYQGITLSYQGAHYGEANFDKSGYIDFNSDLSPLEAFTERFKNIGALVIRFHLGQGQRAGLLQQVAKFDYSNNPVERPAHGNDEVDMFFDGSDVMSSKAVGQALEFASHLPLGRSKLLNERAQPLVHVNKQMTYGEQALWDIIHAPVWNVGRNMRYELTKQGFIYLACPSTVSPVDRRVIDKELRESGKPVDVVFSKFDLKPEISQISKLGFYMDDKQEYTSESNGLAISTPEYEKFAPLGWIIHAQTGEVLPQEITEDIIRVTAISEGGFYEKRSTQQKILQAGNLVNSSGLGLFIQNQAFNAMYVIFDYLQKYNFDPRPLLSSSLSIAYSRMQKAIKEDPSCVDDFLVGALQDEMVQPLRVSQPRSKRTVLPIRFTNNFEVTYNNLKAIAYAFDMKDSASQPIFRAFDEGEIIKSHGDFIDAKVNGYLVSPSFNTSSHVAAVLSTALLVAEEMILEQLLPEALHSKDKSHLFNLLSELLDKEAAQRIINELTVVTESFPKEDGKVITGTQFDYCEPVLQILRKNLGLNKLPELICHLAKPGVSTEEAISHCTPKEVEQLTHGLKILYGIGLKLQESPLTSAESAGSRGINAGLQPLIAHLDPLLAKSLGIPTDTIVRAEVKPVDKEKAKSRISTQAISKCPFFAPKASVKTQRTSTSELEIAHKTAASAVPVQDEKRGDEPKYQPSFFTKLWNHKQEIGIAVTGAVCLAAGLIISSQS is encoded by the coding sequence ATGAAATCTATGGCGAGTATTTATGAACAAATTCAGGAAGACAAAAAATCTTATCAAGGGATTACCTTGTCCTATCAGGGGGCACACTATGGAGAAGCCAACTTTGATAAAAGTGGATATATTGATTTTAATTCAGATTTAAGCCCACTCGAAGCTTTTACTGAACGCTTCAAGAATATTGGAGCGTTAGTAATCAGATTTCATTTAGGGCAGGGGCAACGTGCTGGATTATTACAACAAGTCGCAAAATTTGATTACTCTAATAACCCTGTAGAGCGACCCGCCCACGGAAATGATGAGGTTGATATGTTCTTTGATGGCTCTGATGTCATGAGCTCCAAAGCGGTTGGCCAAGCTTTAGAATTTGCAAGTCACCTACCACTAGGTCGCTCAAAATTATTAAACGAAAGAGCGCAGCCTTTGGTGCATGTGAATAAACAAATGACTTATGGCGAACAAGCCCTATGGGATATTATTCACGCTCCAGTATGGAATGTTGGTCGAAATATGCGTTATGAACTGACCAAACAAGGATTCATTTATCTGGCTTGTCCTTCTACCGTTAGTCCTGTAGATAGAAGAGTTATCGACAAAGAGTTAAGAGAATCAGGAAAACCCGTTGACGTAGTATTTTCTAAATTTGATTTGAAGCCTGAAATTTCCCAAATAAGCAAGCTTGGCTTTTATATGGATGACAAGCAAGAATATACCAGCGAATCTAATGGACTTGCTATTTCTACACCTGAATATGAAAAATTTGCACCTTTAGGTTGGATTATTCACGCTCAAACAGGAGAAGTGTTGCCACAAGAAATAACCGAAGACATCATTCGCGTGACAGCAATTTCAGAAGGTGGGTTTTATGAAAAACGTTCTACACAACAAAAAATTTTACAAGCAGGTAACCTTGTTAATAGCAGTGGTTTAGGTTTGTTTATTCAAAACCAAGCCTTTAATGCGATGTATGTCATTTTTGATTACTTGCAAAAATACAATTTTGACCCACGACCATTACTAAGTTCTTCCTTATCTATTGCTTATAGTCGTATGCAAAAAGCCATAAAAGAAGATCCTTCCTGTGTGGATGATTTTCTGGTGGGGGCGTTGCAGGATGAAATGGTGCAGCCTTTACGTGTGAGTCAGCCGCGAAGTAAACGCACAGTCTTACCTATAAGGTTTACAAATAATTTTGAGGTGACTTATAACAACTTAAAGGCGATTGCTTATGCTTTTGATATGAAAGACAGCGCAAGCCAGCCTATCTTTCGAGCTTTTGATGAGGGTGAAATTATTAAGAGCCATGGTGATTTTATTGATGCTAAAGTTAATGGCTATTTGGTTAGCCCTTCTTTTAATACCAGCAGCCATGTTGCAGCCGTTTTGTCTACTGCCTTGTTAGTCGCAGAAGAAATGATACTGGAGCAATTATTACCAGAGGCACTTCATTCAAAGGACAAGAGTCATTTATTCAATCTCTTATCTGAGCTTTTAGACAAGGAAGCCGCTCAAAGAATAATTAACGAGTTAACTGTTGTTACAGAAAGTTTTCCCAAAGAAGATGGCAAGGTTATTACTGGTACTCAGTTTGATTATTGCGAACCTGTTTTACAGATTTTACGCAAAAATCTAGGTTTGAATAAATTACCTGAGTTAATTTGTCATCTTGCAAAACCCGGAGTTAGCACCGAAGAGGCAATTTCTCATTGTACTCCCAAGGAAGTTGAGCAATTAACCCATGGGTTAAAAATTTTGTATGGAATAGGTTTAAAATTACAAGAATCCCCCTTAACCAGTGCTGAATCAGCAGGATCAAGAGGAATCAATGCTGGGCTTCAACCCTTAATTGCTCACCTGGATCCCCTGTTGGCAAAGTCGTTAGGAATTCCTACGGACACTATTGTGAGAGCTGAAGTAAAACCTGTTGATAAAGAAAAAGCAAAAAGCAGAATATCAACTCAGGCTATTAGCAAATGTCCCTTCTTTGCTCCGAAGGCAAGTGTAAAAACTCAAAGAACCTCTACCTCCGAGTTAGAGATAGCTCACAAAACCGCTGCATCTGCAGTTCCTGTTCAGGATGAGAAAAGAGGTGATGAGCCAAAGTATCAACCTTCATTTTTTACTAAGTTATGGAATCATAAACAAGAAATTGGAATTGCAGTGACGGGAGCGGTTTGCCTTGCTGCAGGTCTTATCATTAGTTCTCAATCTTAA
- a CDS encoding ABC-F family ATP-binding cassette domain-containing protein, producing MLEVKSLSMLFGPKSLFQDVNLTLLSTQRYGVVGANGTGKSTFLKILAGEEQASHGTVEKAKNHKIGILKQDHFRYEEERLVDVVIRGNAVLWDAITEKESLYSKETFTEEDGYRLSELEEIVMNQGGYEAEATVKNLLLGLGIAEKFHYGPLSALSGGYKLRVLLAQVLYQQPDIMLLDEPTNHLDIISIAWLEEFLKTSFKGLLIFISHDKSFLNNTSTNILDIDYDTILDYPGNYDKFCFAKEERLRLKQSELKNQEKRIEALQGFVDRFGAKASKASQAASRQKMIDRIELVEIKESNIFKPYFNFQQKKSSGKLVVKVEQLHKKFDERVLLKNVSVTIQRGDKCAIIGPNGIGKSTLLKILLSEVHSDQGHFEWSDTVTIGYFAQDYRTQLDPEQTILQWMENNIAAPGQEIRKVLGQVLFRGADVDKKIGVLSGGESARLIMAKLILEKHNVLIFDEPTNHLDLESIDALIEAIQLFPGTVLFVSHNRYFIDDIATRIIVLTEQYGVQEFLGNYNDYLEQYGKDYLATA from the coding sequence ATGTTAGAAGTAAAAAGTTTAAGTATGTTGTTTGGACCAAAATCTTTATTCCAGGATGTGAATTTGACCCTATTGTCTACACAACGCTATGGAGTAGTTGGTGCCAATGGTACTGGAAAGTCTACTTTTTTAAAAATATTGGCCGGCGAAGAACAAGCATCACATGGCACAGTTGAAAAAGCGAAAAATCATAAAATAGGTATTTTGAAGCAAGATCACTTCCGTTATGAAGAGGAGCGTCTTGTTGATGTGGTTATTCGTGGAAACGCCGTTTTGTGGGATGCGATTACCGAAAAAGAGAGCTTATATTCTAAAGAAACGTTTACCGAAGAAGATGGTTATCGCCTGAGCGAATTAGAAGAAATTGTGATGAATCAAGGTGGTTATGAAGCTGAGGCAACAGTAAAAAATTTATTGCTTGGTTTAGGTATTGCCGAAAAGTTTCATTATGGCCCATTGAGTGCTTTATCAGGTGGCTACAAATTACGTGTTTTATTGGCACAAGTTCTTTATCAACAACCAGACATTATGTTGCTCGATGAGCCAACCAACCACTTGGATATTATATCGATTGCATGGTTGGAAGAGTTCTTAAAAACATCATTTAAAGGACTATTGATTTTTATTTCTCATGATAAAAGTTTTCTCAATAATACATCTACCAATATACTCGACATTGATTATGATACGATTCTCGATTACCCGGGAAATTATGATAAATTTTGTTTTGCTAAAGAGGAACGATTGCGATTAAAACAAAGTGAGTTGAAGAACCAGGAAAAGCGAATTGAGGCATTGCAAGGTTTTGTTGATCGCTTTGGGGCAAAAGCAAGTAAAGCAAGTCAGGCGGCTTCGCGACAAAAAATGATAGACAGGATCGAGTTAGTTGAGATCAAAGAATCTAATATTTTCAAACCCTATTTTAATTTCCAGCAAAAGAAATCTTCTGGAAAACTGGTTGTTAAAGTAGAACAGTTGCACAAAAAATTTGATGAGCGCGTATTATTAAAAAATGTATCGGTTACCATTCAACGTGGCGATAAATGCGCCATTATTGGACCCAATGGTATTGGAAAATCGACTTTACTGAAAATATTATTAAGTGAAGTACACTCCGATCAGGGGCATTTTGAATGGAGTGATACGGTAACCATTGGTTATTTTGCTCAAGATTATCGAACCCAACTGGATCCAGAACAAACTATTTTGCAATGGATGGAAAATAATATAGCCGCACCCGGACAGGAAATCAGGAAAGTGCTTGGCCAGGTACTTTTTCGAGGGGCAGATGTTGATAAAAAAATTGGGGTATTAAGCGGTGGCGAGTCCGCTCGGTTAATTATGGCCAAATTAATTTTGGAGAAACATAACGTTTTAATATTTGACGAGCCAACCAACCATTTAGATCTCGAGTCGATAGATGCCCTAATCGAAGCAATTCAGCTGTTTCCTGGGACTGTATTATTTGTCAGTCACAATCGTTATTTTATAGATGACATTGCAACCAGGATCATTGTATTAACTGAACAATACGGGGTGCAGGAGTTTCTGGGTAATTACAATGATTATTTAGAGCAGTATGGAAAAGATTATCTTGCAACGGCGTAA
- a CDS encoding lysophospholipid acyltransferase family protein: MPGFDSQLDLNNSDDSLSSTYTLLLLFTGVVVATMALVKFAESNNRLNYDNRLARIIAGVLVCMTRMMHTKGGDLEIPDAESKLLALGPHRTGWEAVVVASKMKGTPPRFFATDSFNAVPGVASFMKMFKTIPVKAHATKDDNGRSANSDALELASEILNNKGCVAIFPQGNFARLEQEPPRVYNGAAKLALKNKVPIHVIRLDGFWCLQNSCLPRFIRNSVSYRAFLSAFHMNNVRTTLCSVIDFHLQPENESLSDEAKIEEICAQLYAYYRHTQELTVEQIGTIKKEIADKTHLLIWQHRLKQDDVTKQLLTLKKEGAKLEEPTLTAMQLN, from the coding sequence ATGCCTGGCTTTGATTCCCAATTAGACCTCAACAATTCTGATGACTCGCTATCGAGTACTTATACTTTATTACTCCTATTTACTGGGGTTGTTGTAGCGACAATGGCGCTTGTAAAGTTTGCTGAATCTAACAATCGTCTTAACTATGATAATCGTTTGGCTCGTATTATAGCCGGTGTTTTAGTATGTATGACGCGCATGATGCATACGAAAGGTGGCGATTTAGAGATTCCTGATGCAGAAAGTAAACTCCTTGCACTAGGTCCCCATCGAACTGGCTGGGAAGCCGTTGTGGTTGCCTCAAAAATGAAAGGCACCCCACCTCGTTTTTTTGCCACAGATTCATTTAATGCAGTACCCGGGGTAGCTTCTTTTATGAAGATGTTTAAAACTATACCGGTAAAAGCCCATGCAACTAAAGATGATAATGGACGCTCCGCTAATTCCGACGCGTTAGAACTCGCAAGTGAAATACTTAACAATAAAGGCTGTGTTGCTATTTTCCCGCAAGGTAATTTTGCAAGGTTAGAACAAGAACCACCTAGAGTCTACAATGGCGCGGCCAAGCTAGCATTAAAAAATAAAGTACCTATTCACGTAATTAGACTTGATGGTTTTTGGTGTTTACAAAACTCCTGTCTTCCCAGATTTATTCGCAACAGTGTCTCTTATCGTGCATTTTTGTCCGCGTTTCATATGAACAATGTACGCACCACATTGTGTAGTGTAATAGATTTTCACCTACAACCTGAAAATGAAAGTCTAAGTGATGAAGCAAAAATTGAAGAGATATGTGCTCAACTTTATGCTTACTATCGTCATACACAAGAACTTACTGTTGAGCAAATTGGTACTATTAAAAAAGAAATAGCTGATAAAACGCATCTCCTTATTTGGCAACACAGACTCAAACAAGATGACGTAACCAAGCAACTTTTAACCCTTAAAAAAGAAGGGGCTAAATTGGAAGAACCAACGTTAACAGCGATGCAATTAAATTAA
- a CDS encoding REP-associated tyrosine transposase: MEYRRVIIPGAVYFFTLNLKNRNSELLVKEIDKLRIAFQQIKRKYPFKIKGIVILPEHLHMMIRLPAGDSNYSLRIRLIKSVFTHQLHINESIGPSRRKQGERGIWQRRFWEHLIRDEKDYEHHLNYIHFNPVKHGYVKRASDWPYSSIHRDIKAGLLEANWACVHDFSENLFGE; this comes from the coding sequence ATGGAATATCGAAGAGTAATCATACCTGGAGCGGTTTATTTCTTTACATTGAATTTAAAAAATAGAAATAGTGAATTACTAGTTAAAGAGATTGATAAGTTACGAATAGCCTTTCAACAAATAAAAAGAAAATACCCTTTTAAAATTAAAGGCATTGTCATTTTGCCCGAACACCTTCATATGATGATCCGTCTCCCAGCAGGAGATAGTAATTACTCACTTAGAATACGATTGATTAAAAGTGTTTTTACCCATCAACTTCATATTAATGAATCGATTGGTCCATCAAGAAGGAAACAAGGTGAACGAGGAATTTGGCAGCGACGATTTTGGGAGCATCTCATTCGCGATGAAAAAGATTATGAACATCATTTAAATTACATTCACTTTAATCCCGTAAAGCATGGTTATGTAAAACGTGCTTCAGATTGGCCTTATTCAAGTATACATCGCGACATTAAAGCAGGACTTTTAGAGGCAAATTGGGCATGTGTACATGATTTTAGCGAGAATTTATTTGGAGAGTGA
- a CDS encoding reverse transcriptase domain-containing protein — protein sequence MDKISFKDCLTVKDLSRFLGMDYSQLSSMIYPSTSSLYITFIIPKKSGSDRIIDAPKAKLKSIQRALVKEFNQIYLPRINAHGFICKRSIITNAKHHINKKYVFNLDLKDFFPSIHFGRVRNLFMSNLFSFTYEVATVLAHICCHNGRLPQGAPTSPVLTNMIAFKLDNELLKLSIENKCSFTRYVDDLTFSFSCQKNKLPPDIICLNGDENITPGNKLQKIIEKNGFEINLSKCRLHHVTQSQKVTGIVVNNKTNVQRGFINKTRSMLYAWERFGLEAGAKEYITSYLEKDYGTYDKKRILSEPSAYFNLVIKGRINYIGMVRGNQDSIYKKLLYKYSVLNGEPDENLKKTSNDILADSIFIVEHSIEGTQGTAFLVDKLGLVTVWHVVEGVTSETSCFLDFFRFYDSDIKRKAVLHNSSKSKDLAIFKFSNNFQGIVPLKLGDSAKLKQGDEIKLIGFPSYNIGDHYHCNMGKITQRKKVLGINVWLIDIPITHGISGGPVLNSNDEVIGIATVGSEKHDSTTISHGFIPIADALKLL from the coding sequence ATGGACAAAATTTCATTTAAAGACTGCCTTACGGTTAAAGATTTATCCAGATTTTTGGGTATGGATTACTCTCAGCTATCCTCCATGATTTATCCAAGTACAAGCTCTTTGTATATAACTTTTATTATTCCTAAAAAAAGCGGATCTGACAGAATAATAGATGCTCCTAAAGCAAAACTTAAGTCTATCCAGAGAGCTTTGGTTAAAGAGTTTAATCAAATCTATTTGCCTAGAATTAATGCGCACGGATTTATTTGTAAAAGAAGCATTATTACAAATGCTAAACATCACATAAATAAAAAATATGTTTTCAATTTGGATTTAAAAGATTTTTTCCCCTCTATCCATTTTGGGAGGGTAAGAAATCTATTTATGAGTAATTTATTTTCATTTACTTATGAGGTGGCTACTGTTCTAGCTCATATTTGTTGCCATAATGGAAGATTGCCTCAAGGAGCGCCCACGTCGCCTGTTTTAACTAATATGATTGCTTTCAAATTAGATAATGAGTTACTGAAATTATCCATTGAAAATAAATGCTCTTTTACTAGGTACGTAGATGATCTAACTTTTTCATTTTCCTGTCAGAAAAATAAATTACCCCCTGATATCATCTGCTTGAATGGGGATGAGAATATTACTCCAGGGAATAAGTTGCAAAAGATAATAGAAAAAAATGGCTTTGAAATTAATTTGAGTAAATGTCGATTGCATCATGTTACACAAAGTCAAAAAGTTACGGGTATAGTTGTAAATAATAAAACTAATGTACAACGTGGTTTTATTAATAAAACTCGATCTATGCTTTATGCTTGGGAAAGATTTGGTTTAGAGGCAGGAGCCAAAGAATATATCACCAGTTATTTAGAAAAAGACTATGGAACATACGATAAAAAAAGAATTCTTTCTGAACCATCAGCATATTTTAATTTAGTCATAAAAGGTCGAATTAACTATATTGGCATGGTAAGAGGCAATCAAGATAGTATCTATAAAAAGCTGCTTTATAAGTACAGTGTTCTTAATGGCGAGCCCGATGAAAATCTGAAAAAAACTTCAAATGATATTCTCGCAGATAGTATATTCATTGTTGAGCATAGTATAGAAGGTACTCAGGGAACAGCTTTTCTAGTCGACAAATTAGGCTTGGTTACTGTTTGGCATGTTGTAGAGGGAGTAACGAGTGAAACCAGTTGTTTTTTAGATTTTTTTAGATTTTATGATAGTGACATTAAGAGAAAGGCGGTTCTACATAATTCTTCTAAAAGCAAAGATTTGGCAATTTTTAAGTTTAGCAACAATTTTCAAGGCATAGTCCCGCTTAAGTTGGGGGATAGTGCTAAATTAAAACAAGGTGATGAAATCAAATTAATAGGTTTTCCAAGTTACAATATAGGTGATCACTATCATTGTAATATGGGAAAGATTACTCAAAGGAAAAAAGTTCTTGGCATAAATGTGTGGTTAATCGATATTCCGATAACTCATGGAATCAGTGGTGGACCTGTATTAAATAGTAATGATGAAGTTATTGGAATCGCAACGGTAGGATCTGAAAAGCATGATAGCACAACTATAAGCCATGGCTTTATTCCTATAGCAGATGCCTTAAAATTATTGTGA
- a CDS encoding tyrosine-type recombinase/integrase, producing the protein MAEAEKGIKLTKTIVDKLEHIAGKTQTFYRDNDLKGFALRITSGGVKSFIVETRINGKVKRVTIGKYGNLTVEEARKQAKSLLGSVARGDDPIAEKKTKKVHAMTLQQVLNDYLKARKDLKPRTLNDYQCVLHEVVPDWLDKPLVNITREMIAKRHSKHGQANSKARANNAMRVLRAIFNYAMYEYQDGNGHPIITINPVKYLSHTRAWYRVDRKQTVIKPHQLADWYKAVIVLVETDNYRNALLWHDYFLLLLFTGMRKMEAASLRWEDIDLKSKTITLQDTKNHEIHTLPMSDFVYELMERRSRNKTTEFVFPAESKTGYIYEPKKAVNRVVELSGVPFTLHDLRRTFATVADSLDLPAYALKRLLNHKMNNDVTAGYIMKDVERLRKPMQQVTNFILEHMMETAEL; encoded by the coding sequence ATGGCAGAAGCTGAAAAGGGTATTAAATTAACCAAAACCATCGTTGATAAACTCGAACATATCGCTGGAAAAACTCAAACTTTTTATCGTGATAATGATTTAAAGGGCTTTGCTTTAAGAATTACTTCCGGTGGTGTCAAAAGCTTTATCGTAGAAACCAGAATCAACGGCAAAGTAAAAAGAGTCACTATAGGAAAATACGGTAATTTAACGGTTGAAGAAGCCAGAAAGCAAGCCAAGAGTCTGTTGGGTAGTGTGGCCAGAGGTGATGATCCGATAGCGGAGAAGAAAACTAAAAAAGTTCATGCCATGACCTTACAGCAGGTATTGAATGACTACCTCAAAGCAAGAAAAGATTTAAAGCCACGCACCTTAAACGATTATCAATGTGTGCTGCATGAAGTCGTGCCTGACTGGCTTGATAAACCCTTGGTGAATATTACACGAGAGATGATTGCCAAACGACATAGCAAGCATGGTCAGGCAAATAGTAAAGCTCGCGCTAATAATGCCATGAGGGTATTAAGAGCTATTTTTAATTACGCCATGTATGAATATCAAGACGGCAATGGTCATCCAATTATCACCATTAACCCAGTCAAATACCTCTCGCATACCCGTGCATGGTATCGAGTAGATCGAAAACAAACAGTCATCAAACCCCATCAACTAGCTGACTGGTATAAAGCAGTTATTGTATTGGTGGAGACTGATAACTATCGCAACGCCTTATTGTGGCATGATTATTTTTTATTGCTCTTATTCACCGGCATGCGAAAAATGGAGGCAGCCTCTTTGCGCTGGGAAGATATTGATCTCAAATCCAAAACCATCACTCTGCAAGATACCAAAAACCACGAAATCCACACCTTGCCTATGTCTGACTTTGTTTATGAGTTGATGGAACGCAGAAGCCGGAATAAAACCACTGAATTTGTTTTCCCAGCTGAAAGTAAAACGGGTTATATCTATGAGCCTAAAAAGGCGGTGAATAGGGTGGTGGAATTATCAGGTGTTCCATTTACTTTGCATGATCTGAGAAGAACATTCGCTACTGTTGCTGATAGCCTTGATTTACCTGCTTATGCTTTGAAGCGATTACTCAACCATAAAATGAACAATGATGTTACAGCGGGGTACATCATGAAAGACGTTGAACGGTTGAGGAAACCCATGCAACAAGTAACCAATTTTATACTTGAGCATATGATGGAGACGGCTGAGTTATGA
- a CDS encoding ATP-binding protein, with the protein MEIAMKDTPVVLINGPRQSGKTTLVKEYSPSLPYYTLDDDNILNAAKQDPIGFVNRIDKAIIDEIQRAPELLRAIKLSIDQNRQPGRFLLTGSANLLALPQVGDSLAGRMEILTLFPLSLAEIQRRENHFIKYAQNQSWPTKTIHSEHYDVISQALTGGYPEMLTRPTFERRSAWARSYIKAIVERDVKDISSIEKLVEMPRLLEVLAQQSGKLTNFTQIGGQLNLDTKTAQKYVSLLETLFLVDQLKPWHDNNLNRIVKSPKIHFIDSGLLACLNRISPESIETDRSSFGALLETWVYSELLKMCTLTDEPWNIYYYRDKDQVEVDFIIENHARKIIGIEVKASQTILNQDFRGLRKLANIADKNWVSGIVLYSGDKCLSFGDNLWAIPFSLLD; encoded by the coding sequence ATGGAAATTGCCATGAAAGATACACCAGTTGTTTTAATTAACGGGCCCCGGCAATCAGGAAAGACAACTTTAGTCAAAGAATACTCACCCTCATTGCCTTACTATACTTTAGATGATGACAATATACTCAATGCAGCAAAACAAGATCCCATTGGTTTTGTTAATAGAATTGACAAAGCAATCATCGATGAAATTCAACGAGCACCAGAATTACTGCGTGCGATAAAACTATCAATTGACCAAAATAGACAGCCCGGTCGTTTTTTATTAACTGGATCAGCTAATCTACTCGCATTACCTCAAGTTGGAGATAGCCTGGCGGGTCGTATGGAAATATTAACCCTATTCCCACTGTCTTTAGCTGAAATTCAACGCCGAGAAAATCATTTTATAAAGTATGCTCAAAATCAGTCTTGGCCTACAAAAACCATACATTCAGAGCATTATGATGTTATTTCGCAAGCTCTTACTGGAGGATATCCAGAAATGTTAACGAGACCAACCTTCGAAAGACGAAGTGCTTGGGCTAGATCATATATAAAAGCAATAGTAGAGCGCGATGTTAAAGATATCTCATCAATTGAAAAATTAGTTGAAATGCCTCGTTTACTCGAAGTACTGGCTCAACAGTCAGGTAAACTGACCAATTTTACTCAGATTGGTGGTCAATTAAATTTAGATACTAAAACGGCACAAAAATATGTTAGCTTGCTTGAAACGCTATTCTTAGTAGATCAATTAAAACCTTGGCACGATAATAACCTAAACAGAATCGTTAAATCACCAAAAATTCATTTTATTGATAGTGGTCTTCTAGCTTGTCTAAATAGAATTTCACCCGAGAGCATCGAAACGGATAGATCATCTTTTGGGGCCTTACTAGAAACTTGGGTGTATAGCGAATTATTAAAAATGTGTACTCTAACAGATGAGCCATGGAATATTTATTACTATCGTGACAAAGACCAAGTGGAAGTGGATTTTATTATTGAAAATCATGCACGCAAGATTATTGGTATTGAAGTTAAAGCAAGTCAAACGATTCTTAATCAAGATTTCCGTGGTTTGAGAAAGCTGGCTAATATAGCTGATAAAAATTGGGTAAGCGGGATAGTTCTATATAGTGGAGATAAATGTTTGTCATTTGGGGATAATCTTTGGGCAATACCCTTCTCGCTTCTTGATTAA
- a CDS encoding DNA-binding protein codes for MSSPKTSRLHLLNEFELAPQSALFNQHTIAAVLSCSTHLLERNRWAGGGVPYIKIGRKVLYRKSDVLEYIQQKIYSSTSQQSYS; via the coding sequence ATGTCTTCACCAAAAACATCTCGGTTACACCTATTAAATGAATTTGAGTTAGCCCCCCAATCAGCTCTCTTTAATCAACACACCATTGCCGCAGTTCTTAGTTGTTCTACTCACTTGCTTGAACGTAATCGTTGGGCTGGTGGCGGTGTCCCCTACATCAAAATTGGTCGTAAAGTTCTATATCGCAAAAGCGATGTACTCGAATATATTCAACAGAAAATTTATAGCTCAACAAGTCAACAAAGCTATTCATAG